A genomic window from Heterodontus francisci isolate sHetFra1 unplaced genomic scaffold, sHetFra1.hap1 HAP1_SCAFFOLD_695, whole genome shotgun sequence includes:
- the uqcc3 gene encoding ubiquinol-cytochrome-c reductase complex assembly factor 3 isoform X1 yields MRSRVLVSGGWVLMTAGAAYLCWALAGPSEQRRREIVRVTTPGESGRGLGLGQLPESNQAQLQASKRRNALVMQIIKESAETEENVARRQDWNKPTRSDS; encoded by the exons ATGAGGAGCAGGGTCTTGGTGTCGGGAGGCTGGGTGCTGATGACGGCGGGCGCGGCCTACTTGTGTTGGGCGCTGGCGGGGCCGAGCGAGCAGCGGAGGAGGGAGATCGTCCGGGTAACAACcccgggagagagcgggagaggcctCGGCCTCGGG CAACTGCCTGAATCAAACCAAGCCCAGCTGCAGGCCAGCAAGCGTAGAAACGCCCTGGTAATGCAAATCATCAAGGAATCAGCAGAGACTGAAGAGAATGTGGCTCGGAGACAAGACTGGAACAAACCGACCAGGTCAGATTCCTAA
- the uqcc3 gene encoding ubiquinol-cytochrome-c reductase complex assembly factor 3 isoform X2, with protein MRSRVLVSGGWVLMTAGAAYLCWALAGPSEQRRREIVRQLPESNQAQLQASKRRNALVMQIIKESAETEENVARRQDWNKPTRSDS; from the exons ATGAGGAGCAGGGTCTTGGTGTCGGGAGGCTGGGTGCTGATGACGGCGGGCGCGGCCTACTTGTGTTGGGCGCTGGCGGGGCCGAGCGAGCAGCGGAGGAGGGAGATCGTCCGG CAACTGCCTGAATCAAACCAAGCCCAGCTGCAGGCCAGCAAGCGTAGAAACGCCCTGGTAATGCAAATCATCAAGGAATCAGCAGAGACTGAAGAGAATGTGGCTCGGAGACAAGACTGGAACAAACCGACCAGGTCAGATTCCTAA